The window CTTCTCGGCGGCCTCACGCTCAATCTCCTCGGGGTCACggtagaagaagaggtcGGGGAGGACGTCCCAGCCGGAAGGACCGGTAGGGCCTCGGGGAACGGTGCCACGGAGACGAAGGACTTCTCGGCAGAGGAGGTACCACATAAGACCGACAGAGTGACGAGACTTGTTGTTGGTGGGGATGGCAATGTCGACAAACTTGGTGGAAGCGTCAGTGTCACAGAAGGCAATGACACTATCAAGTTATTAGCTAGATGGACCGGTAAACGGGAGGAAATTGAAACATACGGGATGTTGACGTAGGCAGCCTCTCGGATAGCCTGGTGGTCAACCCTGGGGTCAGTGACGATGATCACTCGGGGCTCCTTGAAAGATCGGGTGATGTAGTTAGTGAAGGAACCGGGGGTGAATCGGCCAGCGATAGCCTGGGCACCGGTGAAGGAGCCGTACTTGAGGACGGCACGGTGACCGTAGGGTCGGGCGGAGATGACACAGACGTCGTTGGGGTTCTCGATGGTAGCGAGGACACGAGCAGCAAGGACGAGCTTCTCCCAGGTCTTGCCGACGTTGATAACGTGGATACCTTTGTGGTGATTAGCTCCCATCCATCCGATGAATCCATCAAACTCGACCCACCATCGGCACGCCTCTTCCAGACGTAGTTCTCCATAGTCTTGTCACAGTTCTTGGTACCGAGGTGGCACTGAGCGGCAAGGAGGAGCTGGATGTCGTCCTCAGTAGCCTGAAGAGCCTTGGGGAGCTTGTCGGCAGTCATTTTTGCTAGTTGCTGTGGGTTTCTAGGCGTTTGGGGGCTTGCAAACTTGAATAAAAAAACCTCGATGAACTGTGTCAATCTGGGTTGGGTTAGTGGATGCGAGGAAGCGGAGCTGTACGAGTAAAAGGACTGACCAAGGAGTGGATGACTTTTTATGAACTGTGTCGAAGAGGAACAGACGAAGTCGAGACGTGAAAATCTGAGTGACATTTTCCTTGTCGGCGGTAAGGGGTTTGATTATGTAACAAGAGAGCTTGTCGGCGTTAAGAGATGTGCCACAGCGGCGAAGTCCGATGACAAGTAGTTGCGTCATGAGATGAAGGTGTTCCCGATTTTCCCGATTAGGCAGGCGTATTTGGTCCCGTTGCCACCGGGAAGTCGCCACTCGTTTTCTCTGCGTTCAGTTCTGGGGTGCTGGTTAGACTATTCGGTCTGTCTCCAGCATTTCTTTTTGTCATCCCATTCCCGCTCCGGCCCAATCCACTTGACTGGCCCCGCCATAATCCCAACGCCCCGCAGCACGTACCAGACAAGCCCAAAAGCCTACTTGGAGGCACAACACAACCGTTTCAGAAACATACCCACGCCTAACCTCTACAATGTCCCTTTTCGAGCTTGCTGCCGTTCAGCAGTGAGCGAGCAGCGTATACAGGTTTTATATTACGGTTATTAGGTCTCGGGCATCACGATAATTCATATTCTTGCAAACGGCCATACAATTGCGGCCGGACGATACATTAGAGCGATACGCTTTACACTCACCACTCAGTAGAAGCAACTTCAAAAGGTGCGCATCTGTTCATTCACATGGCACGAACTTTTTTCACTGACCTTATATCAAAGTATCCGCCAGCTCGTCTTCTGTCAGGAAAGAGCAGCAACCTGTAA of the Cryptococcus gattii WM276 chromosome H, complete sequence genome contains:
- a CDS encoding 40S ribosomal protein S0, putative (Similar to TIGR gene model, INSD accession AAW45611.1); this translates as MTADKLPKALQATEDDIQLLLAAQCHLGTKNCDKTMENYVWKRRADGIHVINVGKTWEKLVLAARVLATIENPNDVCVISARPYGHRAVLKYGSFTGAQAIAGRFTPGSFTNYITRSFKEPRVIIVTDPRVDHQAIREAAYVNIPVIAFCDTDASTKFVDIAIPTNNKSRHSVGLMWYLLCREVLRLRGTVPRGPTGPSGWDVLPDLFFYRDPEEIEREAAEKAAAAAAQEGADAEAAATSAAAGVTAEYDAGNTADAVLAAQPTETALDWSDEPVAGDWAAEPAADAQGGW